The following proteins are encoded in a genomic region of Ostrinia nubilalis chromosome 1, ilOstNubi1.1, whole genome shotgun sequence:
- the LOC135082103 gene encoding phenoloxidase-activating factor 2-like, protein MAGSFFQALVFTKQNNYLAGGVLINRFNVLTVTHRLVKYVILDNAPDVKVRLGEWDAEGSYEPIPFKEFNVSKVFTHPLYNESSLQFDITVLRLESPVPLPPAKDSVSTINTACLPPTMNSSYVGQRCMVAGWGKNMFGVQGMYQQILKKVDVPIVASATCQTQLRTARLGANFVLDTTSFICAGDQANKDSCTGDGGSGLVCQVNRQWVVVGLVAWGLGCASANVPGVYVNVAGLLPWIQQQIDAA, encoded by the exons ATGGCAG GAAGTTTTTTTCAGGCTCTTGTATTTACGAAGCAAAATAACTATTTAGCAGGAGGTGTTCTAATCAATCGGTTCAACGTCTTGACAGTTACGCACAGGCTCGTAAAATATGT GATTTTAGACAATGCTCCAGACGTAAAAGTGCGGCTTGGTGAATGGGACGCTGAAGGGAGCTACGAACCTATTCCCTTCAAAGAGTTTAATGTGTCGAAGGTGTTTACTCACCCCTTGTACAACGAAAGCTCCCTTCAATTCGACATCACAGTGCTTCGCCTGGAAAGCCCTGTGCCACTACCTCCAGCTAAAGATTCTGTATCTACGATCAATACAGCATGCCTGCCTCCAACAATGAATAGTAGCTATGTTGGTCAAAG GTGTATGGTAGCAGGATGGGGCAAGAACATGTTTGGTGTGCAAGGCATGTATCAGCAAATACTTAAAAAGGTGGATGTGCCTATCGTCGCCTCTGCCACATGCCAGACGCAACTACGAACTGCCCGGCTCGGCGCTAACTTTGTGCTGGACACGACCTCTTTTATCTGTGCCGGTGACCAGGCTAACAAGGATTCTTGTACG GGGGACGGTGGTTCAGGACTGGTGTGCCAAGTGAACCGGCAGTGGGTGGTGGTGGGCCTGGTGGCGTGGGGCCTGGGCTGCGCCAGCGCAAACGTGCCCGGCGTCTACGTCAACGTCGCCGGCCTGTTGCCATGGATACAGCAACAAATAGATGCTGCGTGA
- the LOC135075749 gene encoding inactive CLIP domain-containing serine protease A28-like: protein MCLWLLTACLGILPANPSSPNIVIVQGVPAPIIVPTTATTAAATAATNATPTAAPTVQPTGQPTGQPTGQPTGSPPTGSPPSGSPPTGSPGPLPIDPRLGTTPGSPAALQLPPITGYSAQVPLNDMAVRFPREKRSAEMNIKDFLDSISGSQRVHTIVKRQSCTCVPAGTCVRTATNAGAGLIDVRIVTPGANTGQCPAGQEYCCTDTTSQTQIACGTLQTVPAVSVTPGSGQANYGEFPWQALIMTKQNDYLAGGVLIDQLNVLTVTHRLVNYVVSGTAPNVKVRLGEWDAGATYEPIPFQEYNVAKVFTHPSYVQNTLQYDITVLRLSTPVPLTPATGSVTTINRACLPPSSTSSYVGQRCMVAGWGKNMFGLQGMYQQILKKVDVPIVASATCQTQLQTARLGANFVLDTTSFICAGGEANKDACTGDGGSGLVCQVNGQWVVVGLVAWGLGCANANVPGVYVNVAGLLPWIQQQVATA from the exons ATGTGTCTATGGCTTTTGACAGCGTGCTTGGGTATACTCCCAGCAAATCCATCTTCACCTAACATTGTTATAGTACAAGGGGTTCCAGCCCCTATTATTGTCCCTACTACGGCAACAACTGCAGCTGCCACGGCGGCAACGAATGCGACTCCTACGGCGGCTCCGACTGTTCAACCAACGGGTCAGCCAACTGGTCAACCGACTGGTCAACCCACGGGTTCGCCACCCACTGGATCACCGCCCTCTGGATCACCACCCACTGGATCCCCAG GACCGCTACCGATCGATCCAAGACTGGGAACGACGCCAGGGTCTCCGGCAGCTCTGCAACTACCCCCAATCACAGGATACAGCGCCCAAGTACCACTAAATGACATGGCCGTCAGGTTTCCCAGAGAAAAAAGAAGCGCGGAGATGAACATTAAAGATTTCTTAGATAGTATTTCGGGTTCACAGCGAGTCCATACGATTGTAAAGAGACAAAGTTGCACATGTGTGCCAGCTGGCACATGCGTCCGCACTGCTACTAACGCAGGTGCCGGCCTTATCGATGTTAGAATAGTAACACCG ggTGCTAACACGGGCCAGTGCCCCGCTGGGCAAGAATACTGCTGCACGGACACGACGTCGCAGACGCAAATAGCGTGTGGCACGCTGCAAACCGTCCCGGCTGTGTCCGTCACTCCAGGATCGGGACAAGCGAATTATGGCGAATTCCCTTGGCAG GCTCTTATAATGACGAAGCAGAATGATTACCTAGCGGGAGGAGTACTAATCGACCAGTTAAATGTGTTGACGGTTACTCACAGGCTTGTAAACTATGT GGTTTCAGGCACTGCACCTAATGTAAAAGTGCGTCTTGGTGAATGGGACGCTGGGGCGACGTATGAACCTATTCCCTTCCAAGAGTACAACGTGGCGAAGGTGTTCACTCACCCCTCATACGTCCAAAACACCCTGCAGTATGACATCACGGTGCTGCGGCTGTCAACTCCAGTGCCGTTGACACCGGCCACTGGGTCTGTAACCACGATTAACAGGGCCTGTCTACCTCCATCTTCGACTTCCAGTTATGTTGGACAAAG GTGTATGGTAGCAGGATGGGGCAAGAACATGTTTGGTTTGCAAGGCATGTATCAGCAAATCCTGAAGAAGGTGGATGTGCCAATCGTTGCCTCTGCCACATGCCAGACGCAACTGCAAACTGCCCGGTTGGGCGCCAACTTCGTGCTGGACACCACCTCTTTCATCTGTGCCGGTGGGGAAGCCAACAAGGATGCTTGCACG ggTGATGGTGGTTCAGGACTGGTATGCCAAGTGAACGGAcaatgggtggtggtgggtctAGTGGCGTGGGGGCTAGGCTGCGCCAACGCAAACGTGCCCGGCGTCTATGTCAACGTCGCCGGCCTGTTGCCATGGATACAGCAACAAGTTGCTACTGCGTAA